The following coding sequences are from one Poecilia reticulata strain Guanapo linkage group LG18, Guppy_female_1.0+MT, whole genome shotgun sequence window:
- the hgfac gene encoding hepatocyte growth factor activator isoform X1 → MGYVRLAFLLLAFSGGASMLVFGSEIVFSTAPTKKVLTTSGQECKFPFRQGGWLHHRCITSSSSKPWCSLTHNFDRDRQWGFCAQSVGAPRREIDPCRWRNPCQNGGVCTAIPQTGSFHCSCPDNFTGRHCEEKKCYEASHLRRYDIGESWGRIHLRNVEQCTCEAGEVSCQSVHYTKCRRNPCKNQGICRLITSTGKEVCYCRNGYGGPDCSLVPETKCYKSRGTGYRGVAGTAESGARCLPWNSDLLFDELHLGTVNASALKGLGEHAFCRNPDGDVKPWCYTVTDSAISWEYCSVPSCVTPDWQQLTAASRRIIPFNALPNIKKPSSSKRVGNPVCGVKHKKRLAVARGRIFGGNAALPGTHPWMAAIYIGQSDFCGGSLISSCWVLSAAHCFFSNPLKTQLRVVLGQHHFNTTGPNTRTFEVEDYVFHKRFSIFNPTLHDIVLIKLKKQDGRCVRRTPFIRPICLPEKSLKFPAGYCCAISGWGRMREKANGYSTLQEAGVRLVSHDICKRPQVYGNHVTDDMICAGLSGCVDACQGDSGGPLACAKGDVSFLYGIISWGEGCDQPGKPGVYTRVVNYLDWIHSVIKRKNGKT, encoded by the exons ATGGGATACGTCAGGCTGGCTTTTCTCTTACTCGCTTTCAGTGGAGGAGCG AGCATGTTGGTGTTTGGatctgaaattgttttctcCACAGCGCCGACCAAGAAAG TTCTTACCACATCTGGCCAAGAATGCAAGTTCCCTTTTCGTCAGGGCGGATGGCTCCATCACCGCTGCATCACCAGCTCCAGCTCCAAACCATG GTGCTCCCTCACACACAACTTTGACCGGGACAGACAGTGGGGCTTCTGTGCTCAGTCTGTTG GTGCGCCTCGCAGAGAAATCGATCCCTGTCGCTGGAGGAATCCCTGTCAGAACGGAGGCGTCTGCACAGCGATCCCGCAAACGGGATCTTTTCACTGCTCGTGTCCCGATAACTTCACCGGGAGACACTGCGAGGAAA AGAAGTGCTATGAAGCCTCGCACCTGCGGCGCTATGACATCGGAGAGTCTTGGGGACGAATTCACCTCCGTAACGTGGAACAGTGCACGTGTGAGGCGGGGGAAGTCAGCTGTCAAAGCGTCCACTACACAA agtgTCGCAGAAACCCTTGTAAAAACCAGGGAATATGTCGGCTGATCACGTCCACCGGAAAGGAAGTGTGTTACTGCAGAAACGGTTACGGTGGACCCGACTGCAGCCTCG TGCCGGAGACTAAATGCTACAAAAGCAGGGGCACGGGCTACAGAGGAGTGGCGGGCACCGCCGAGTCCGGCGCCCGGTGTCTGCCCTGGAACTCCGACCTGCTCTTCGACGAGCTCCACCTCGGCACGGTGAACGCGTCGGCCCTCAAAGGTCTCGGGGAGCACGCCTTCTGCAG AAACCCAGATGGGGACGTGAAGCCGTGGTGCTACACAGTAACTGACAGCGCCATCTCCTGGGAATACTGCAGCGTCCCCTCCTGCGTGACGCCAGATTGGCAACAGCTGACAG ctgcttcTCGACGGATTATCCCATTCAACGCCCTGCCTAACATCAAAAAGCCCAGCTCCTCCAAACGAGTCGGAAATCCTGTGTGCGgggtaaaacacaaaaagaggtTAGCGGTTGCCAGGGGTCGGATATTTGGAGGAAACGCAGCCCTGCCGGGAACTCATCCGTGGATGGCAGCCATTTATATCGGCCAGTCTGATTTCTGCGGCGGCAGTCTGATCTCCTCCTGCTGGGTCCTCTCTGCTGCTCACTGCTTCTTCAGCAA CCCTCTGAAGACTCAGCTGCGGGTGGTTCTCGGTCAGCACCACTTCAACACCACCGGTCCCAACACTCGGACTTTTGAGGTGGAGGACTACGTCTTCCACAAACGCTTCTCCATTTTTAACCCGACGCTTCACGACATCG TTCTAATCAAGCTGAAAAAGCAGGACGGGCGGTGCGTGAGGAGAACCCCGTTCATCAGGCCCATCTGCCTCCCAGAAAAGAGCTTGAAGTTTCCCGCAGGCTACTGCTGCGCGATCAGCGGCTGGGGACGCATGCGTGAAA AGGCAAATGGTTACTCTACTCTGCAGGAGGCAGGAGTCAGGCTGGTTTCTCATGACATCTGCAAGCGGCCACAAGTGTACGGGAACCACGTCACCGACGACATGATCTGCGCAGGGCTCAGTGGATGCGTGGACGCGTGCCAG GGCGACTCTGGAGGCCCGCTGGCTTGTGCGAAGGGTGATGTCAGTTTCCTGTACGGGATCATCAGCTGGGGCGAGGGCTGCGACCAGCCGGGAAAACCTGGAGTTTACACCAGAGTGGTCAATTATCTCGACTGGATCCATTCCGTGATTAAACGGAAAAACGGGAAAACATGA
- the hgfac gene encoding hepatocyte growth factor activator isoform X2 — MGYVRLAFLLLAFSGGASMLVFGSEIVFSTAPTKKVLTTSGQECKFPFRQGGWLHHRCITSSSSKPWCSLTHNFDRDRQWGFCAQSVGAPRREIDPCRWRNPCQNGGVCTAIPQTGSFHCSCPDNFTGRHCEEKKCYEASHLRRYDIGESWGRIHLRNVEQCTCEAGEVSCQSVHYTKCRRNPCKNQGICRLITSTGKEVCYCRNGYGGPDCSLVPETKCYKSRGTGYRGVAGTAESGARCLPWNSDLLFDELHLGTVNASALKGLGEHAFCRNPDGDVKPWCYTVTDSAISWEYCSVPSCVTPDWQQLTAASRRIIPFNALPNIKKPSSSKRVGNPVCGVKHKKRLAVARGRIFGGNAALPGTHPWMAAIYIGQSDFCGGSLISSCWVLSAAHCFFSNPLKTQLRVVLGQHHFNTTGPNTRTFEVEDYVFHKRFSIFNPTLHDIVLIKLKKQDGRCVRRTPFIRPICLPEKSLKFPAGYCCAISGWGRMRERGRSQAGFS; from the exons ATGGGATACGTCAGGCTGGCTTTTCTCTTACTCGCTTTCAGTGGAGGAGCG AGCATGTTGGTGTTTGGatctgaaattgttttctcCACAGCGCCGACCAAGAAAG TTCTTACCACATCTGGCCAAGAATGCAAGTTCCCTTTTCGTCAGGGCGGATGGCTCCATCACCGCTGCATCACCAGCTCCAGCTCCAAACCATG GTGCTCCCTCACACACAACTTTGACCGGGACAGACAGTGGGGCTTCTGTGCTCAGTCTGTTG GTGCGCCTCGCAGAGAAATCGATCCCTGTCGCTGGAGGAATCCCTGTCAGAACGGAGGCGTCTGCACAGCGATCCCGCAAACGGGATCTTTTCACTGCTCGTGTCCCGATAACTTCACCGGGAGACACTGCGAGGAAA AGAAGTGCTATGAAGCCTCGCACCTGCGGCGCTATGACATCGGAGAGTCTTGGGGACGAATTCACCTCCGTAACGTGGAACAGTGCACGTGTGAGGCGGGGGAAGTCAGCTGTCAAAGCGTCCACTACACAA agtgTCGCAGAAACCCTTGTAAAAACCAGGGAATATGTCGGCTGATCACGTCCACCGGAAAGGAAGTGTGTTACTGCAGAAACGGTTACGGTGGACCCGACTGCAGCCTCG TGCCGGAGACTAAATGCTACAAAAGCAGGGGCACGGGCTACAGAGGAGTGGCGGGCACCGCCGAGTCCGGCGCCCGGTGTCTGCCCTGGAACTCCGACCTGCTCTTCGACGAGCTCCACCTCGGCACGGTGAACGCGTCGGCCCTCAAAGGTCTCGGGGAGCACGCCTTCTGCAG AAACCCAGATGGGGACGTGAAGCCGTGGTGCTACACAGTAACTGACAGCGCCATCTCCTGGGAATACTGCAGCGTCCCCTCCTGCGTGACGCCAGATTGGCAACAGCTGACAG ctgcttcTCGACGGATTATCCCATTCAACGCCCTGCCTAACATCAAAAAGCCCAGCTCCTCCAAACGAGTCGGAAATCCTGTGTGCGgggtaaaacacaaaaagaggtTAGCGGTTGCCAGGGGTCGGATATTTGGAGGAAACGCAGCCCTGCCGGGAACTCATCCGTGGATGGCAGCCATTTATATCGGCCAGTCTGATTTCTGCGGCGGCAGTCTGATCTCCTCCTGCTGGGTCCTCTCTGCTGCTCACTGCTTCTTCAGCAA CCCTCTGAAGACTCAGCTGCGGGTGGTTCTCGGTCAGCACCACTTCAACACCACCGGTCCCAACACTCGGACTTTTGAGGTGGAGGACTACGTCTTCCACAAACGCTTCTCCATTTTTAACCCGACGCTTCACGACATCG TTCTAATCAAGCTGAAAAAGCAGGACGGGCGGTGCGTGAGGAGAACCCCGTTCATCAGGCCCATCTGCCTCCCAGAAAAGAGCTTGAAGTTTCCCGCAGGCTACTGCTGCGCGATCAGCGGCTGGGGACGCATGCGTGAAA GAGGCAGGAGTCAGGCTGGTTTCTCATGA
- the LOC103480437 gene encoding regulator of G-protein signaling 12-like isoform X4 yields the protein MSLKKRLSFKRSWNFNTSAASSDGALKWPSAIMIADYSGIQLQGCCSHSSLTSNGSLPGAGGHRGSADHRVAGWSTCFERLLQDPVGVRYFSEFLKKEFSEENILFWQACEYFSHVPATDKKQLSQRAGEIYNSFLSSKATMPVNIDSQAQLADDVLTSPQPEMFKTQQLQIFNLMKFDSYSRFLKSSLYLECLRAEEDGQPLPDPYQIPCSPAPSKHSASSDRSTLSTPKKDIRKQRSGKSLNEDTKDESADKKRGIFFSWSRNRSFGKGPKKKDIGDINLDFWGSNGRRESQGSLSSSASLEIPNSVSAAKMESDNRHSVGAWERSSRHCSVLLPDGSCSSITLRPGASIREVLQDLCRNICVNIAAVDLFLVGGEKPLVLDQDCMTLCSRDLRLEKRTLFRLDLVPINRSVGLKAKPTKPVTEVLRPVVAKYGLNLSDLVAKISGETEPLDLGAPISSLDGLRVVLERADPCSGKEKSKSSSLKGHPPTRSFSAAGDERSAPKDISVRAAGPASALPGEKRKQKKINIDEAEEFFELLSRAQSTRANDQRGLLKKEDLVLPDFLRLTPPTSSCSASSDLACSTPASLKPSRENGVPPRGSLTAALRSESLDSSLSSSANGHLASRRCLLPPPRHSTFGTHLSPIPRPPDSRPSLRTVEEDAHADLTLVGEGDISSPNSTLLPPSPPSFPSLESILPEANFTPPTPCPPSQDTGGEGKSSSERRKETPHGTKSPADRADAAQEVMDVEGVHLEEARNVEASQGDDSELSLSFQGYVAELRQCQSKMRSTQMPQNGRNPTEGKDCQSDLYKATIV from the exons TCTGCAGCTTCTTCAGATGGTG CTCTCAAGTGGCCATCTGCCATCATGATAGCAG ACTACAGTGGAATCCAGCTGCAGGGATGCTGCAGTCATAGCAGCCTGACCAGCAATGGCAGTCTTCCAGGGGCCGGCGGCCATCGGGGGTCCGCAGATCATCGGGTGGCCGGCTGGTCCACCTGCTTCGAGCGGCTTCTCCAGGACCCCGTGGGTGTGCGTTACTTCTCG GAATTTCTCAAGAAAGAGTTCAGTGAGGAGAATATCTTGTTCTGGCAGGCCTGCGAATACTTCAGTCATGTCCCTGCAACAGACAAAAAGCAG CTGTCCCAGAGAGCGGGGGAGATCTACAACAGCTTCCTGTCCAGCAAGGCCACCATGCCAGTGAACATCGACAGCCAGGCCCAGCTGGCGGACGACGTCCTCACCTCACCTCAGCCTGAAATGTTCAAAACCCAGCAGCTACAG ATCTTTAACCTGATGAAGTTCGACAGCTACTCGCGTTTCCTGAAGTCCTCCCTCTACCTGGAGTGTCTGCGCGCTGAGGAGGACGGTCAGCCGCTGCCGGACCCCTACCAGATCCCCTGTAGCCCCGCGCCCTCCAAACACAGCGCCAGCTCTGACCGCTCCACCCTCTCCACTCCCAAAAAG gACATCAGAAAGCAGAGGTCAGGGAAGTCATTAAATGAAGACACCAAGGACGAGAGCGCAGATAAGAAGCGCGGCATCTTCTTCTCCTGGTCTCGCAACAGGAGCTTTGGAAAGGGACCAAAGAAGAAAGACATCGGAGACATTAATCTGG ACTTCTGGGGCAGTAACGGTCGGCGAGAGTCCCAGGGCTCCCTGTCGTCGAGCGCCAGTCTGGAGATCCCCAATTCTGTCTCTGCTGCCAAAATGGAG TCTGACAATCGCCACTCAGTCGGCGCGTGGGAGCGCTCGTCCAGACACTGCAGCGTGCTGCTGCCCGACGGCTCCTGCTCCTCCATCACCCTGCGGCCCGGCGCGTCCATCAGAGAGGTCCTCCAAGACCTGTGTCGCAACATCTGCGTCAACATTGCTGCCGTGGATCTGTTCCTCGTGGGAGGAGAGAAG CCTCTGGTTTTGGATCAGGACTGCATGACTCTGTGCTCGCGAGACCTAAGGCTGGAGAAGCGTACTTTGTTTCG GTTGGACCTGGTGCCGATTAATCGCTCCGTGGGTCTTAAAGCCAAACCCACGAAACCAGTCACGGAGGTGCTCCGTCCCGTGGTGGCCAAATACGGCCTGAATCTCAGTGATCTCGTGGCCAAAATA AGCGGAGAGACGGAGCCGCTGGATTTGGGGGCCCCCATATCGAGTTTGGACGGCCTGCGTGTCGTGCTGGAGCGGGCAGACCCATGTTCAGGGAAAG AAAAATCCAAGTCTTCCTCCCTAAAAGGCCACCCTCCGACCAGGAGCTTTTCTGCTGCA GGAGATGAGAGGTCAGCACCAAAGGACATTTCTGTGAGAGCGGCTGGACCAGCCTCAGCACTCCCAggggaaaagagaaaacagaaaaagataaatatagATGAAGCTGAAG AATTCTTTGAGCTGCTAAGCCGAGCCCAGAGCACCCGAGCCAACGACCAGCGCGGACTCCTGAAAAAAGAAGACCTGGTGCTTCCAGACTTCCTGCGCCTGACTCCACCCACCTCCTCCTGCTCCGCCTCCTCCGACCTGGCCTGTTCCACCCCGGCCTCCCTGAAGCCGAGCCGAGAGAACGGCGTGCCGCCGCGCGGGTCCCTCACGGCCGCTCTGCGCTCGGAGAGCCTGGACTCCTCCCTCAGCTCCAGCGCCAACGGACACTTGGCGTCCAGGCGGTGCCTGCTGCCTCCCCCCCGCCACTCCACGTTCGGCACCCACCTCTCCCCCATCCCCCGGCCCCCTGACTCCCGGCCGAGTCTCCGCACGGTGGAGGAGGACGCCCACGCCGACCTGACCCTCGTGGGCGAGGGCGACATCAGCAGCCCCAACAGTACTCTCTTACCCCCTTCGCCTCCATCCTTCCCGTCCCTGGAGAGCATCCTCCCTGAGGCCAACTTCACCCCACCGACACCCTGCCCCCCATCCCAAGACACAGGTGGAGAGGGAAAGTCCAGTTCAG agagaaggaaagaaacaCCCCACGGCACCAAATCACCCGCTGACAGAGCAGATGCTGCGCAGGAGGTGATGGATGTGGAGGGGGTCCACCTAGAAGAAGCCCGAAACGTGGAGGCGTCCCAGGGCGACGACTCGGAGCTCAGCCTCAGCTTCCAGGGCTACGTCGCCGAGCTGCGGCAGTGCCAGAGCAAAATGAGGAGCACCCAGATGCCTCAGAACGGCCGAAACCCCACAGAGGGCAAAGACTGCCAGTCAGACCTGTACAAGGCCACGATTGTCTGA
- the LOC103480437 gene encoding regulator of G-protein signaling 12-like isoform X5: MEQTLTLNSSAASSDGALKWPSAIMIADYSGIQLQGCCSHSSLTSNGSLPGAGGHRGSADHRVAGWSTCFERLLQDPVGVRYFSEFLKKEFSEENILFWQACEYFSHVPATDKKQLSQRAGEIYNSFLSSKATMPVNIDSQAQLADDVLTSPQPEMFKTQQLQIFNLMKFDSYSRFLKSSLYLECLRAEEDGQPLPDPYQIPCSPAPSKHSASSDRSTLSTPKKDIRKQRSGKSLNEDTKDESADKKRGIFFSWSRNRSFGKGPKKKDIGDINLDFWGSNGRRESQGSLSSSASLEIPNSVSAAKMESDNRHSVGAWERSSRHCSVLLPDGSCSSITLRPGASIREVLQDLCRNICVNIAAVDLFLVGGEKPLVLDQDCMTLCSRDLRLEKRTLFRLDLVPINRSVGLKAKPTKPVTEVLRPVVAKYGLNLSDLVAKISGETEPLDLGAPISSLDGLRVVLERADPCSGKEKSKSSSLKGHPPTRSFSAAGDERSAPKDISVRAAGPASALPGEKRKQKKINIDEAEEFFELLSRAQSTRANDQRGLLKKEDLVLPDFLRLTPPTSSCSASSDLACSTPASLKPSRENGVPPRGSLTAALRSESLDSSLSSSANGHLASRRCLLPPPRHSTFGTHLSPIPRPPDSRPSLRTVEEDAHADLTLVGEGDISSPNSTLLPPSPPSFPSLESILPEANFTPPTPCPPSQDTGGEGKSSSERRKETPHGTKSPADRADAAQEVMDVEGVHLEEARNVEASQGDDSELSLSFQGYVAELRQCQSKMRSTQMPQNGRNPTEGKDCQSDLYKATIV, translated from the exons TCTGCAGCTTCTTCAGATGGTG CTCTCAAGTGGCCATCTGCCATCATGATAGCAG ACTACAGTGGAATCCAGCTGCAGGGATGCTGCAGTCATAGCAGCCTGACCAGCAATGGCAGTCTTCCAGGGGCCGGCGGCCATCGGGGGTCCGCAGATCATCGGGTGGCCGGCTGGTCCACCTGCTTCGAGCGGCTTCTCCAGGACCCCGTGGGTGTGCGTTACTTCTCG GAATTTCTCAAGAAAGAGTTCAGTGAGGAGAATATCTTGTTCTGGCAGGCCTGCGAATACTTCAGTCATGTCCCTGCAACAGACAAAAAGCAG CTGTCCCAGAGAGCGGGGGAGATCTACAACAGCTTCCTGTCCAGCAAGGCCACCATGCCAGTGAACATCGACAGCCAGGCCCAGCTGGCGGACGACGTCCTCACCTCACCTCAGCCTGAAATGTTCAAAACCCAGCAGCTACAG ATCTTTAACCTGATGAAGTTCGACAGCTACTCGCGTTTCCTGAAGTCCTCCCTCTACCTGGAGTGTCTGCGCGCTGAGGAGGACGGTCAGCCGCTGCCGGACCCCTACCAGATCCCCTGTAGCCCCGCGCCCTCCAAACACAGCGCCAGCTCTGACCGCTCCACCCTCTCCACTCCCAAAAAG gACATCAGAAAGCAGAGGTCAGGGAAGTCATTAAATGAAGACACCAAGGACGAGAGCGCAGATAAGAAGCGCGGCATCTTCTTCTCCTGGTCTCGCAACAGGAGCTTTGGAAAGGGACCAAAGAAGAAAGACATCGGAGACATTAATCTGG ACTTCTGGGGCAGTAACGGTCGGCGAGAGTCCCAGGGCTCCCTGTCGTCGAGCGCCAGTCTGGAGATCCCCAATTCTGTCTCTGCTGCCAAAATGGAG TCTGACAATCGCCACTCAGTCGGCGCGTGGGAGCGCTCGTCCAGACACTGCAGCGTGCTGCTGCCCGACGGCTCCTGCTCCTCCATCACCCTGCGGCCCGGCGCGTCCATCAGAGAGGTCCTCCAAGACCTGTGTCGCAACATCTGCGTCAACATTGCTGCCGTGGATCTGTTCCTCGTGGGAGGAGAGAAG CCTCTGGTTTTGGATCAGGACTGCATGACTCTGTGCTCGCGAGACCTAAGGCTGGAGAAGCGTACTTTGTTTCG GTTGGACCTGGTGCCGATTAATCGCTCCGTGGGTCTTAAAGCCAAACCCACGAAACCAGTCACGGAGGTGCTCCGTCCCGTGGTGGCCAAATACGGCCTGAATCTCAGTGATCTCGTGGCCAAAATA AGCGGAGAGACGGAGCCGCTGGATTTGGGGGCCCCCATATCGAGTTTGGACGGCCTGCGTGTCGTGCTGGAGCGGGCAGACCCATGTTCAGGGAAAG AAAAATCCAAGTCTTCCTCCCTAAAAGGCCACCCTCCGACCAGGAGCTTTTCTGCTGCA GGAGATGAGAGGTCAGCACCAAAGGACATTTCTGTGAGAGCGGCTGGACCAGCCTCAGCACTCCCAggggaaaagagaaaacagaaaaagataaatatagATGAAGCTGAAG AATTCTTTGAGCTGCTAAGCCGAGCCCAGAGCACCCGAGCCAACGACCAGCGCGGACTCCTGAAAAAAGAAGACCTGGTGCTTCCAGACTTCCTGCGCCTGACTCCACCCACCTCCTCCTGCTCCGCCTCCTCCGACCTGGCCTGTTCCACCCCGGCCTCCCTGAAGCCGAGCCGAGAGAACGGCGTGCCGCCGCGCGGGTCCCTCACGGCCGCTCTGCGCTCGGAGAGCCTGGACTCCTCCCTCAGCTCCAGCGCCAACGGACACTTGGCGTCCAGGCGGTGCCTGCTGCCTCCCCCCCGCCACTCCACGTTCGGCACCCACCTCTCCCCCATCCCCCGGCCCCCTGACTCCCGGCCGAGTCTCCGCACGGTGGAGGAGGACGCCCACGCCGACCTGACCCTCGTGGGCGAGGGCGACATCAGCAGCCCCAACAGTACTCTCTTACCCCCTTCGCCTCCATCCTTCCCGTCCCTGGAGAGCATCCTCCCTGAGGCCAACTTCACCCCACCGACACCCTGCCCCCCATCCCAAGACACAGGTGGAGAGGGAAAGTCCAGTTCAG agagaaggaaagaaacaCCCCACGGCACCAAATCACCCGCTGACAGAGCAGATGCTGCGCAGGAGGTGATGGATGTGGAGGGGGTCCACCTAGAAGAAGCCCGAAACGTGGAGGCGTCCCAGGGCGACGACTCGGAGCTCAGCCTCAGCTTCCAGGGCTACGTCGCCGAGCTGCGGCAGTGCCAGAGCAAAATGAGGAGCACCCAGATGCCTCAGAACGGCCGAAACCCCACAGAGGGCAAAGACTGCCAGTCAGACCTGTACAAGGCCACGATTGTCTGA